One window from the genome of Amycolatopsis sp. NBC_01480 encodes:
- a CDS encoding WXG100 family type VII secretion target: protein MASQNGAKVDSGVMRQGASVITSTGDGITRVNGQVDSTMHSLRATWQSDAALVFDQAMASFDQTVKTIVQRLTTLSEHVTQGAAEYDSRDEDNTSQAKAQAAVIGGGGLAGF from the coding sequence ATGGCTTCGCAGAACGGCGCAAAGGTCGACTCTGGCGTAATGCGCCAGGGTGCGTCCGTCATCACCAGCACCGGTGACGGCATCACCAGGGTCAACGGTCAGGTCGACTCCACCATGCACAGCCTCCGCGCGACCTGGCAGTCGGACGCCGCGCTGGTGTTCGACCAGGCGATGGCCTCCTTCGACCAGACCGTGAAGACGATCGTGCAGCGGCTCACCACGCTGTCCGAGCACGTCACCCAGGGCGCGGCCGAGTACGACTCCCGCGACGAGGACAACACCTCGCAGGCCAAGGCCCAGGCTGCCGTCATCGGCGGCGGCGGCCTCGCCGGCTTCTGA
- the eccCa gene encoding type VII secretion protein EccCa — MSTETVKRGPRAAGPELPEGQEELQEPPVLAEPAARDFNSLLMMLPMGIGSMVMVLSFSGVGGSSPMTYVLGGGMGVSMMAMSLGQLTRSAGERKRKMRAERRDYLRYITQVRGRARSTAEQQRRAVAWNNPSPDSLWSLAMGPRLWERRVSHEDFGRVRIGLGSQQSALELVPPVTKPIEDLEPLSAISLRRFTETYRTLSGIPTAVGLRSFTSVEFDGDPEAAVGLARAMLAQLVTFQSPDELRVAVLTTEAAQSQWDWVKWLPHNNHPTLRDAAGPLRLLASDHDELMDILGEDVADRDDHDKSVGPTTTEPMVVIVAHMASLPESSRLLGAGLRNVVLLDVTGALPGGPKVLRLSTKDDRVEFPAGTGVGSAIRDELSVVQAEGLARLLAPKRTSGTLEIADQPLESDFGLTALLNIRDVYSFDVPAQWRPRAVQRARMSVPIGVTEEGEIVELDLKESAQGGMGPHGMLIGATGSGKSELLRTLVLGLAATHSSEILNFVLVDFKGGATFLGMDKLPHTSAMITNLADELPLVDRMQDSLNGEMVRRQEQLRASGHPSLFEYEKARAAGEQLAPMPTLFLVVDEFSELLSAKPEFMELFVSVGRLGRSLGVHLLLASQRLDEGRIHRVEGHLSYRIALRTFSSMESRSVIGAGSAYELPSEPGNGYLKIDTTNLVRFKAAYVSGPVPAGSGEGAAVDAARVSREVVPFFTQARPVRLIIRDDEIGESAEKSEEDIHENAGPTGPTLADVFVERLTGAGPAARQVWLPPLAESPSLDSLLPSVLPDPVRGMTVQDPAHHGRLRVPMGMIDRPFEQVRELLLADLSGAAGHVAVVGGPQTGKSTLVRTLVLALAMTHTPDEVQFYGLDFGGGGIMSISGLPHVGSVATRLERDRVVRTIEEISQIMEYRENVFSERGIESMEVYRQLRRRGRLEDSFGDVFLVIDGWFSLKNDYNELEAKIGELASRGLSFGIHVVIASTRWSEIRPYLRDLLQTRFELRLGDPMESEIGSRKAKTVPNQPGRGMTPDGLHFLAGLPRMDGSSATDDLAAATKAVAEEVHTFWPGRKAPSVRMLPSTLPITELPRPDGDLRMALGQDEQRLLPVWQNFEATPHLLVFGDNETGKTNLLRLSLRSILSRYQPAEAKIVLADPSRMLDAEVPEAYRVGYATTSEALQELAKQASVSLSPRVPDQSITADRLKRRDWWTGPRLFFVVDDYQLLTTGMGSPLEPLLSLLAQGAYIGFHLIVARSTSGAMRALSDPVIRRIWELGSPGIVFSYPKEEGKFLGEATPRKLPPGRAQLVTRRGVKLMQTGYVPTSADADQPLAGGLR, encoded by the coding sequence GTGAGCACGGAAACCGTCAAGCGCGGGCCGCGGGCAGCGGGTCCCGAGCTGCCCGAGGGGCAGGAAGAGCTGCAGGAGCCGCCGGTGCTCGCCGAGCCGGCGGCGCGGGACTTCAACTCGCTGCTGATGATGCTGCCGATGGGCATCGGGTCGATGGTGATGGTGCTGTCGTTCTCCGGGGTCGGCGGCAGCTCGCCGATGACCTACGTGCTCGGCGGCGGCATGGGCGTCTCGATGATGGCGATGAGCCTCGGCCAGCTGACGCGTTCGGCGGGCGAGCGCAAGCGCAAGATGCGCGCCGAGCGCCGGGACTACCTCCGCTACATCACACAGGTGCGCGGCCGGGCCCGTTCGACGGCGGAGCAGCAGCGCCGGGCGGTGGCGTGGAACAACCCGTCGCCGGATTCGCTGTGGTCGCTGGCGATGGGCCCGCGGCTGTGGGAGCGACGGGTCAGCCACGAGGACTTCGGCCGGGTGCGGATCGGCCTCGGCTCGCAGCAGTCGGCGCTGGAGCTGGTCCCGCCGGTGACGAAGCCGATCGAGGACCTCGAGCCGCTGTCGGCGATTTCGCTGCGCCGGTTCACCGAGACCTACCGGACGCTCTCGGGCATCCCGACGGCGGTGGGCCTGCGCAGCTTCACCAGCGTCGAGTTCGACGGCGACCCCGAGGCCGCCGTCGGGCTGGCCCGGGCGATGCTGGCGCAGCTGGTCACCTTCCAGTCGCCGGACGAGCTGCGGGTCGCGGTGCTCACCACCGAGGCCGCGCAGTCGCAGTGGGACTGGGTGAAGTGGTTGCCGCACAACAACCACCCGACGCTGCGCGACGCCGCGGGCCCGTTGCGGCTGCTGGCTTCGGACCACGACGAGCTGATGGACATCCTCGGCGAGGACGTCGCCGACCGCGACGACCACGACAAGTCCGTCGGCCCCACCACCACTGAGCCGATGGTGGTGATCGTGGCGCACATGGCGTCGCTGCCCGAGTCCTCACGGCTGCTCGGCGCGGGCCTGCGCAACGTGGTGCTGCTCGACGTCACCGGCGCGCTGCCCGGCGGCCCGAAGGTGCTGCGGCTCTCGACCAAGGACGACCGCGTCGAGTTCCCGGCCGGCACCGGCGTCGGCTCCGCGATACGTGACGAGCTGTCGGTGGTCCAGGCCGAGGGCCTCGCCCGGCTGCTCGCGCCGAAGCGCACCAGCGGCACGCTGGAGATCGCGGACCAGCCGCTGGAGAGCGATTTCGGCCTCACCGCGTTGCTGAACATCCGCGACGTCTACTCGTTCGACGTCCCCGCACAGTGGCGGCCCCGTGCCGTGCAGCGCGCGCGGATGTCGGTGCCCATCGGCGTGACCGAAGAGGGCGAGATCGTCGAGCTGGACCTGAAGGAGTCGGCGCAGGGCGGCATGGGCCCGCACGGCATGCTGATCGGCGCCACCGGCTCGGGCAAGTCCGAGCTGCTGCGGACGCTGGTGCTGGGGCTGGCGGCCACGCACTCGTCGGAGATCCTCAACTTCGTGCTCGTCGACTTCAAGGGCGGCGCGACCTTCCTCGGCATGGACAAGCTGCCGCACACCTCGGCGATGATCACCAACCTGGCCGACGAGCTGCCGCTAGTCGACCGCATGCAGGACTCGCTCAACGGCGAGATGGTGCGGCGCCAGGAACAGCTGCGCGCGAGCGGCCACCCGTCGCTGTTCGAGTACGAGAAGGCCCGCGCGGCCGGTGAGCAGCTGGCGCCGATGCCGACGCTGTTCCTGGTCGTCGACGAGTTCTCCGAGCTGTTGAGCGCGAAGCCGGAGTTCATGGAGCTGTTCGTCTCGGTCGGACGGCTCGGCCGAAGCCTCGGCGTGCACCTGCTGCTCGCTTCGCAGCGGCTTGACGAGGGCCGCATCCACCGCGTCGAGGGCCACCTTTCGTACCGGATCGCGCTGCGCACGTTCTCCTCCATGGAGTCCCGCAGCGTGATCGGCGCCGGCAGCGCGTACGAGCTGCCGTCCGAGCCCGGCAACGGCTACCTCAAGATCGACACCACGAACCTGGTCCGCTTCAAGGCCGCCTACGTCTCAGGCCCCGTCCCGGCCGGCAGCGGTGAAGGTGCGGCAGTGGACGCCGCCCGGGTCAGCCGGGAGGTCGTGCCCTTTTTCACCCAGGCCCGCCCGGTCCGGCTGATCATCCGCGACGACGAGATCGGCGAAAGCGCCGAGAAGTCCGAAGAGGACATTCACGAGAACGCCGGGCCGACCGGCCCGACGCTCGCGGACGTGTTCGTCGAGCGGCTCACCGGCGCCGGCCCGGCCGCGCGCCAGGTGTGGCTGCCGCCGCTGGCGGAGTCGCCGAGCCTCGACTCGCTGCTGCCGAGCGTGCTGCCGGACCCGGTGCGCGGCATGACCGTGCAGGACCCGGCGCACCACGGCCGGTTGCGCGTGCCGATGGGCATGATCGACCGGCCGTTCGAGCAGGTGCGCGAGCTGCTGCTGGCGGACCTTTCCGGCGCGGCCGGGCACGTGGCCGTGGTCGGCGGCCCGCAGACCGGCAAGTCGACGCTGGTGCGCACCCTGGTGCTGGCGCTGGCGATGACCCACACCCCGGACGAGGTGCAGTTCTACGGCCTGGACTTCGGCGGTGGCGGCATCATGTCGATCAGCGGCCTGCCGCACGTCGGCTCGGTCGCGACGCGGCTGGAGCGCGACCGCGTGGTGCGGACCATCGAAGAGATCTCGCAGATCATGGAGTACCGCGAGAACGTCTTCTCCGAGCGCGGCATCGAGTCGATGGAGGTCTACCGGCAGCTGCGCCGCCGCGGCCGGCTGGAGGACTCGTTCGGCGACGTCTTCCTGGTCATCGACGGCTGGTTCTCGTTGAAGAACGATTACAACGAGCTGGAGGCGAAGATCGGCGAGCTGGCCTCGCGCGGCCTGTCGTTCGGCATCCACGTGGTGATCGCGTCGACGCGCTGGTCGGAGATCCGGCCGTACCTGCGCGATCTGCTCCAGACCCGGTTCGAGCTGCGCCTCGGCGACCCGATGGAGTCGGAGATCGGCTCCCGCAAGGCGAAGACGGTGCCGAACCAGCCGGGCCGCGGCATGACGCCGGACGGGCTGCACTTCCTGGCCGGCCTGCCGCGGATGGACGGCAGCTCGGCCACGGACGACCTGGCCGCCGCGACCAAGGCCGTCGCCGAAGAGGTGCACACCTTCTGGCCCGGCCGCAAGGCGCCGTCGGTGCGGATGCTGCCCTCGACGCTGCCGATCACCGAGCTGCCCCGGCCCGACGGCGACCTGCGGATGGCGCTGGGCCAGGACGAGCAGCGGCTGCTGCCGGTGTGGCAGAACTTCGAGGCCACCCCGCACCTGCTGGTGTTCGGCGACAACGAGACCGGCAAGACCAACCTGCTGCGGCTGTCACTGCGCTCGATCCTTTCGCGGTACCAGCCGGCCGAGGCGAAGATCGTGCTGGCCGACCCGAGCCGCATGCTCGACGCCGAGGTCCCGGAGGCCTACCGCGTCGGCTACGCGACCACCTCGGAAGCGTTGCAGGAGCTGGCAAAACAGGCCAGCGTGTCGCTCTCGCCGCGGGTGCCCGACCAGAGCATCACGGCCGACCGGCTCAAGCGCCGCGACTGGTGGACCGGCCCCCGGCTGTTCTTCGTGGTCGACGACTACCAGCTGCTCACCACGGGCATGGGCTCGCCGCTGGAGCCGTTGCTCTCGCTGCTGGCGCAGGGCGCGTACATCGGCTTCCACCTGATCGTCGCGCGCAGCACCTCGGGCGCGATGCGGGCGCTGAGCGATCCGGTGATCCGCCGGATCTGGGAGCTGGGCAGCCCCGGGATCGTGTTCTCCTACCCCAAGGAGGAGGGCAAGTTCCTCGGCGAGGCAACGCCGCGCAAGCTGCCGCCCGGCCGCGCCCAGCTGGTCACCCGCCGCGGTGTGAAGCTCATGCAGACCGGTTACGTGCCCACGAGTGCCGACGCCGACCAGCCGCTGGCGGGAGGCCTCCGATGA
- the phoU gene encoding phosphate signaling complex protein PhoU: MREAYHVELDQLAVNLAAMSVQVADAMERATQALLEVDLGLAEQVISDDQKVDDARAECEEQAYALLALQAPVATDLRTVLAAIHAAESLERMGDLALHVAKAARRRHPEPVLPDSVKPDFAEMGRAAVKLARQAEVVIKTKDVDAAKDLEAEDDQVDDIHRHLFTVLMDRDWPYSVAAAVDVTLLGRFYERYADHAVSVAKRMIFVVTGRMPGYGTDEDLNL; encoded by the coding sequence ATGCGTGAGGCCTACCATGTCGAACTCGACCAGCTCGCCGTCAATCTGGCGGCCATGTCGGTGCAGGTCGCCGATGCGATGGAGCGTGCGACCCAGGCGTTGCTCGAGGTCGACCTCGGGCTCGCGGAGCAGGTGATCAGCGACGACCAGAAGGTCGACGACGCGCGCGCCGAGTGCGAGGAGCAGGCGTACGCGCTGCTCGCGCTCCAGGCCCCGGTCGCCACCGACCTGCGGACCGTGCTGGCCGCGATCCACGCCGCGGAAAGCCTGGAGCGGATGGGCGACCTCGCCCTGCACGTCGCCAAGGCCGCGCGGCGCCGCCACCCCGAGCCGGTGCTGCCGGACTCTGTCAAGCCGGACTTCGCCGAGATGGGCCGCGCCGCGGTCAAGCTGGCGCGCCAGGCCGAGGTGGTCATCAAGACCAAGGACGTCGACGCCGCCAAGGACCTCGAGGCCGAGGACGACCAGGTCGACGACATCCACCGTCACCTGTTCACCGTCCTGATGGACCGCGACTGGCCGTACAGCGTCGCCGCCGCGGTGGACGTCACCCTGCTGGGCCGCTTCTACGAGCGTTACGCCGACCACGCGGTTTCCGTGGCCAAGCGGATGATCTTCGTGGTCACCGGCCGCATGCCGGGCTACGGGACGGACGAAGACCTCAACCTCTGA
- a CDS encoding GGDEF domain-containing protein, producing the protein MAAEDERGARLTVGAPDLLTLHESIAGMFATQGDWQRAYQHLRSALDIARAGSLRDTLTSSYNRRYLDQRLPTLPSGRTLALALIDLDRFKHVNDTYGHLLGDRVLCRVADLLQEDLPADGFCARYGGEEFVLVLPGIDATGAIRLADATRLRVARHPWSELQPGLRVTISVGLAYASADTEAAQRQLLRADNLLYAAKRAGRNRVAYHDRETARVITHSE; encoded by the coding sequence GTGGCGGCCGAGGACGAGCGCGGGGCGAGGCTCACGGTGGGCGCGCCGGACCTGTTGACACTGCACGAGTCCATTGCCGGGATGTTCGCCACCCAGGGCGATTGGCAGCGGGCGTACCAGCATCTGCGCTCCGCGCTGGACATCGCGCGGGCCGGCAGCCTGCGTGACACCTTGACGTCGAGCTACAACCGGCGGTATCTCGACCAGCGGCTGCCGACCCTGCCGTCCGGCCGCACCCTCGCCCTCGCGCTGATCGACCTGGACCGGTTCAAGCATGTGAACGACACGTACGGTCACCTGCTGGGCGACCGGGTCCTGTGCCGCGTCGCGGACCTCCTCCAGGAAGACCTGCCGGCGGACGGCTTCTGCGCGCGCTACGGCGGCGAGGAGTTCGTACTCGTGCTCCCCGGCATCGACGCGACCGGCGCGATCCGCCTCGCCGACGCGACCCGATTGCGCGTCGCCCGTCACCCCTGGTCAGAACTTCAGCCTGGACTGAGAGTCACCATCAGTGTGGGCCTGGCGTATGCGTCCGCCGACACGGAGGCTGCCCAGCGGCAGTTACTCCGCGCGGACAACTTGCTGTACGCCGCGAAGCGCGCCGGACGCAACAGAGTCGCCTATCACGACCGTGAAACGGCCCGGGTCATTACCCACTCTGAGTAA
- a CDS encoding WXG100 family type VII secretion target, which produces MALGQFTISFTEMQSTVEQAKQQSNQITELLDQMRTTIQAQREHWTGAAADEFQSTYEWCHQQALTLPQALDAAGRTLATINEGTSTTEGSNAQRFAQR; this is translated from the coding sequence ATGGCTCTGGGCCAGTTCACCATCAGCTTCACCGAAATGCAGAGCACCGTCGAGCAGGCGAAGCAGCAGTCGAACCAGATCACCGAGCTGCTGGACCAGATGCGCACCACCATCCAGGCTCAGCGTGAGCACTGGACCGGTGCCGCGGCCGACGAGTTCCAGTCGACCTACGAGTGGTGCCACCAGCAGGCGCTGACCCTGCCGCAGGCGCTCGACGCCGCGGGCCGGACGCTCGCCACGATCAACGAAGGCACGTCCACGACCGAGGGCAGCAACGCGCAGCGGTTCGCCCAGCGCTGA
- a CDS encoding WXG100 family type VII secretion target yields the protein MTYGTLDGTLPPPADDKPKGPFTSPGDQTPPDPGNQWIPTGDVGAPPAVPGGSEHPGKGVTTVNTQAMRTFADNMRTLAEGPLANIPADLDGVNIKPGVFATAHDKLIQPIVGEGGLRDTTRTTVQDLVTALNDAADAVTKAANAYDSADEANKMTTDEYNQYFGQLSSEITGAGQKRS from the coding sequence ATGACGTACGGCACTCTGGACGGGACGCTTCCGCCCCCGGCCGACGACAAGCCCAAGGGCCCGTTCACCAGCCCGGGGGACCAGACTCCCCCGGACCCGGGCAACCAGTGGATCCCGACCGGCGACGTCGGCGCCCCGCCCGCGGTCCCGGGCGGCTCCGAGCACCCGGGCAAGGGCGTGACCACAGTCAACACCCAGGCGATGCGCACCTTCGCGGACAACATGCGGACGCTGGCCGAGGGCCCGCTGGCCAACATCCCCGCCGACCTCGACGGCGTGAACATCAAGCCGGGCGTTTTCGCCACGGCGCACGACAAGCTCATCCAGCCGATCGTCGGCGAGGGCGGGCTCCGGGACACCACCCGTACCACGGTGCAGGACCTGGTGACCGCGCTGAACGACGCCGCGGACGCGGTGACCAAGGCGGCGAACGCGTACGACAGCGCGGACGAGGCCAACAAGATGACCACCGATGAGTACAACCAGTACTTCGGTCAGCTCAGCTCGGAGATCACCGGGGCGGGGCAGAAGCGCAGCTGA
- the idi gene encoding isopentenyl-diphosphate Delta-isomerase: MDTMTETESERVVFVTEDGVPTGETGPKLASHHAETRLHLAFSCYVLRRSDQALLITQRAQDKKVWPGVWTNSVCGHPAPGEALEDAVRRRAAYEIGLPELADLRCVLPSYRYRTPPFEGIVENEFCPVFVAWADRDPEPNPAEVGGWRWVSWADYAQLLQDPGAGVSYWAKDQYAQLKAEEPFSLLGQQNFGA, encoded by the coding sequence GTGGACACCATGACGGAAACCGAATCCGAACGCGTCGTCTTCGTGACTGAAGACGGCGTGCCCACCGGCGAGACCGGCCCGAAGCTCGCCAGCCACCACGCCGAGACGCGGCTGCACCTCGCGTTCTCCTGCTACGTGCTGCGCCGGTCCGACCAAGCCCTGCTGATCACGCAACGGGCGCAGGACAAGAAGGTGTGGCCGGGCGTCTGGACCAACAGCGTCTGCGGCCACCCGGCGCCGGGTGAGGCGCTGGAGGACGCCGTGCGCCGGCGGGCGGCGTACGAGATCGGGCTGCCGGAGCTGGCGGACCTGAGGTGCGTGCTGCCGTCCTACCGCTACCGGACTCCGCCGTTCGAGGGCATCGTGGAGAACGAGTTCTGCCCGGTGTTCGTCGCCTGGGCCGACCGCGACCCGGAGCCGAACCCGGCGGAAGTCGGCGGCTGGCGGTGGGTTTCCTGGGCCGATTACGCACAGTTGCTCCAAGATCCTGGTGCTGGTGTGAGTTACTGGGCCAAGGACCAGTACGCCCAGCTCAAGGCCGAGGAACCGTTCTCGTTGCTGGGGCAACAGAACTTCGGTGCGTGA
- a CDS encoding LCP family glycopolymer transferase, translating to MPGLNGTPSADRNMPGPNGKPPTDRGMPGPNGPSAAERGMPGPNGGSPADRGMPGTNGKPFPDRGPGPNGPSTPGRGFPSANGKPLAQRGMPGPDGPAPDERGMPLGGPGGNERSRKGLGDRAMPPAMDRGKGKTGERTTLAPAVGGLDLPNGLPGSERPGPNGKPGPNGSPADRPGPNGNPADRTQLTSAVNPADANGRPRSRRTPMRPKNGAPPRSELDPLTMTDEMEAIDEATQSRRKIDHTLARFSAAHDEMQAEEAKRRERREWLTARPVALLEQTRTALQRVVMPSDKPESAEAENDADKAPQTRLQEKKQRHNERALRIGRISLIVLASLVFLATGGAWGAVNWFDAKFTQVAALDENSSDIQNAAAQANDENFLMVGSDSRDGASAEENVGSADNVPGARSDTVMVAHVPADRKRVVVVSFPRDLEISRPDCNRWDPAKSATTDEVVKGQPIAKLNTAFGVGGPQCMTKVIQKLTGLRINHFVGIDFNGFKAMVDAVHGVTINNPSPIDDTVLGKVLLETGNVTISGDQALSYVRARHVKGDPTSDYGRIKRQQQFIGALLKKVMSSDVVLDPSKLSSFITAFAGATFGDNLGVQQMMTLAQSMRGLDPSKINFMTVPTTGTANKRGNEVLVKSKTDELFTALRDNTPLPGDKPVGPSQTAAEAGNPSSSQTSSNGSSAGNDKKAGNSG from the coding sequence ATGCCCGGCCTCAACGGCACGCCCTCCGCCGACCGCAACATGCCCGGCCCGAACGGCAAACCGCCCACCGACCGCGGCATGCCAGGGCCGAACGGGCCGTCAGCTGCCGAGCGCGGCATGCCCGGTCCCAACGGCGGGTCACCAGCCGACCGTGGAATGCCTGGCACCAATGGCAAACCGTTCCCCGATCGCGGGCCTGGCCCGAACGGACCGTCCACCCCCGGCCGCGGTTTCCCCAGCGCCAACGGCAAACCCCTTGCCCAGCGCGGCATGCCCGGCCCCGACGGCCCGGCGCCCGATGAGCGCGGCATGCCCCTCGGCGGTCCCGGCGGGAACGAGCGTTCACGCAAGGGACTGGGCGACCGGGCCATGCCGCCCGCGATGGATCGCGGGAAGGGCAAGACCGGTGAGCGGACCACGCTCGCACCGGCCGTCGGTGGTCTGGACCTGCCGAACGGGCTGCCCGGATCCGAACGCCCCGGCCCCAACGGCAAGCCCGGTCCCAACGGCAGCCCCGCCGACCGCCCAGGCCCCAACGGCAACCCAGCCGACCGCACCCAGCTCACCTCCGCAGTCAACCCAGCCGACGCCAACGGCCGCCCTCGCTCCCGGCGCACCCCGATGCGGCCGAAGAACGGCGCCCCGCCCCGGTCGGAACTCGATCCGCTCACCATGACGGACGAGATGGAAGCCATCGACGAGGCGACGCAGTCCCGTCGGAAGATCGACCACACGCTCGCCCGGTTCTCCGCGGCCCACGATGAGATGCAGGCGGAAGAGGCGAAGCGCCGGGAGCGACGGGAGTGGCTTACCGCGCGGCCGGTGGCGTTGCTGGAGCAGACGCGCACCGCGCTGCAACGCGTTGTCATGCCCAGCGACAAGCCCGAGAGCGCCGAAGCCGAGAACGATGCCGACAAGGCGCCGCAGACGCGGTTGCAGGAGAAGAAGCAGCGGCACAACGAGCGGGCCTTGCGCATCGGCCGGATCTCGCTGATCGTGTTGGCCTCGCTGGTTTTCCTCGCCACCGGCGGCGCTTGGGGCGCGGTCAACTGGTTCGACGCCAAGTTCACCCAGGTCGCCGCGCTGGACGAGAACTCGTCCGACATCCAGAACGCCGCCGCGCAGGCCAATGACGAGAACTTCCTGATGGTCGGCTCCGACAGCCGCGACGGCGCGTCCGCCGAGGAGAACGTCGGCAGTGCGGACAACGTCCCCGGCGCGCGCTCCGACACCGTGATGGTCGCGCACGTGCCCGCCGACCGGAAGCGCGTGGTCGTCGTCTCCTTCCCGCGCGACCTCGAGATCAGCCGCCCGGACTGCAACCGCTGGGACCCGGCCAAGTCCGCCACCACCGACGAAGTGGTGAAGGGGCAACCGATCGCGAAGCTGAACACCGCGTTCGGCGTGGGCGGGCCGCAGTGCATGACGAAGGTGATCCAGAAGCTCACCGGCCTGCGGATCAACCACTTCGTCGGGATCGACTTCAACGGCTTCAAGGCGATGGTCGACGCGGTGCACGGCGTCACCATCAACAACCCGTCGCCCATCGACGACACGGTGCTCGGCAAGGTCCTGCTGGAGACCGGCAACGTCACCATCTCCGGCGACCAGGCGCTGAGCTACGTGCGCGCCCGGCACGTCAAGGGCGACCCGACGTCCGACTACGGCCGGATCAAGCGGCAGCAGCAGTTCATCGGCGCGCTGCTCAAGAAAGTCATGTCCTCGGACGTCGTGCTGGACCCGAGCAAGCTGTCGAGTTTCATCACCGCGTTCGCCGGGGCCACCTTCGGCGACAACCTCGGCGTGCAGCAGATGATGACGCTCGCGCAGTCCATGCGCGGCCTCGACCCGTCGAAGATCAACTTCATGACCGTGCCCACCACCGGCACCGCCAACAAGCGCGGCAACGAGGTGCTGGTCAAGTCCAAGACCGACGAGCTGTTCACCGCCCTGCGCGACAACACCCCGCTGCCCGGCGACAAGCCAGTCGGGCCCTCGCAGACGGCCGCGGAAGCCGGCAATCCCAGCTCCTCCCAGACGTCCTCGAACGGCTCTTCGGCCGGCAATGACAAGAAGGCCGGCAACTCGGGCTGA
- a CDS encoding alpha/beta fold hydrolase, which translates to MIDQLSIPTEAGAFDAIAAGPEGGRPVLLLHGFPEAAVEWEHQVATLGVLGYRAVAPDQRGYSPSVRPEQPAEYGITTLVEDAFAIADRLGWREFDLIGHDWGGAVAWWAADAHPERLRSLAVVSTPHPAALAAAMKTDEDQHLRSGYMTEWRQTRVTEQRMLADGARALRDIFDRRVPPSKIDEYVQRLSEPGALTAALNWYRAGRPGGKIGKISVPTMYVWTTEDVAFGSVAAFDTENWVTGPYRFEMLEDVSHWVAEEAPEALTSLLVEHLSAH; encoded by the coding sequence GTGATCGACCAGCTCAGCATTCCGACCGAAGCCGGCGCCTTCGACGCGATCGCGGCCGGGCCCGAAGGCGGCCGCCCCGTCCTGCTCCTGCACGGCTTTCCCGAGGCCGCCGTCGAGTGGGAGCACCAGGTGGCGACCCTCGGCGTGCTCGGCTACCGCGCGGTGGCGCCGGACCAGCGGGGGTACTCGCCGTCGGTGCGCCCGGAGCAGCCGGCCGAGTACGGCATCACCACCCTCGTCGAAGACGCCTTCGCCATCGCGGACCGGCTCGGTTGGCGCGAATTCGACCTCATCGGCCACGACTGGGGCGGCGCCGTCGCGTGGTGGGCGGCGGACGCGCACCCGGAGCGGCTGCGCAGCCTCGCCGTCGTCTCGACCCCGCACCCGGCCGCGCTCGCCGCGGCGATGAAAACGGACGAGGACCAGCACCTGCGCTCGGGCTACATGACCGAATGGCGGCAGACCCGGGTCACCGAGCAGCGGATGCTGGCCGACGGGGCGCGGGCGCTGCGCGACATCTTCGACCGCCGCGTGCCGCCGAGCAAGATCGACGAGTACGTGCAGCGGCTCTCGGAGCCGGGCGCGCTCACCGCCGCGCTCAACTGGTACCGCGCCGGCCGGCCGGGCGGGAAGATCGGCAAGATCTCCGTCCCGACGATGTACGTGTGGACGACCGAAGACGTGGCTTTTGGCTCTGTGGCGGCATTCGACACGGAGAACTGGGTGACCGGGCCGTACCGCTTCGAGATGCTCGAGGACGTCTCGCACTGGGTTGCGGAGGAGGCGCCGGAGGCCCTCACCTCACTGCTCGTCGAGCACCTCTCGGCGCACTGA